A genomic window from uncultured Fibrobacter sp. includes:
- a CDS encoding ABC transporter ATP-binding protein yields the protein MSESVRLPVLSVKSLSVAFGFDKNGTPRDGIPPLQVTDKVSFDIYPGEFFALVGESGCGKSVTAMGILRLLPQPSARIVDGSVLYRSGAAEGNDASLDLAKIPLADLQKIRGSEIACIFQEPMQALNPVVTIKKQLLEVFRYSQRSSDSRSKHSSDCHSRLDRGSPSDNLAAIREMLTLAGFKDINRVLDAYPHELSGGMLQRVCIVMALLPKPKIIIADEPTTALDVTVQAQVLAVLKDMAGRTGTAVLLITHNMGIVSQYADRVAVMYAGRIVETGPVRDVIDAPMHPYTQGLLAAIPESHGDMRTMKSIPGSVPHPRDFALGCRFADRCERCASGNAELQAMCRSAQVPPRVFADNSTQHETNCFGMVIPRPVS from the coding sequence TTCGGTTTTGATAAAAACGGGACGCCGCGCGATGGCATCCCGCCGCTGCAGGTGACCGACAAGGTGAGCTTCGACATCTATCCCGGCGAATTCTTTGCACTGGTGGGGGAGTCGGGGTGCGGAAAAAGCGTGACGGCCATGGGAATACTCCGCTTGTTGCCGCAGCCGAGCGCCCGCATTGTCGATGGCTCCGTTCTTTATCGTTCAGGAGCTGCCGAAGGGAACGATGCTTCGCTGGATTTGGCAAAAATTCCGCTGGCCGATTTGCAGAAAATCCGTGGTTCCGAAATCGCTTGCATCTTCCAGGAGCCCATGCAGGCGCTGAATCCCGTGGTAACCATCAAGAAGCAGTTGCTTGAAGTCTTCCGCTATTCCCAGCGCTCTTCTGACAGCCGTTCTAAGCATTCTTCTGATTGTCATTCCCGGCTTGACCGTGGATCTCCTTCTGACAATCTCGCCGCAATCCGCGAAATGCTCACTTTGGCGGGCTTCAAGGACATCAACCGCGTCCTGGATGCTTACCCGCACGAACTTTCCGGTGGAATGCTGCAGCGCGTGTGCATCGTGATGGCGCTGCTGCCCAAGCCCAAGATCATTATCGCCGACGAACCGACGACCGCCCTCGACGTGACCGTGCAGGCCCAGGTGCTTGCCGTACTCAAGGACATGGCTGGCCGCACGGGTACGGCAGTGCTTCTGATTACGCACAACATGGGAATTGTCTCGCAATATGCGGACCGCGTGGCTGTCATGTATGCCGGACGCATCGTGGAAACTGGCCCTGTCCGCGATGTCATCGACGCCCCGATGCATCCTTATACGCAGGGACTGCTGGCCGCCATTCCCGAAAGCCATGGCGACATGCGCACGATGAAGTCCATTCCGGGAAGTGTCCCGCATCCGAGAGATTTTGCTTTAGGCTGTCGGTTTGCCGACCGTTGCGAAAGATGCGCCAGCGGCAATGCCGAACTGCAGGCGATGTGCCGTTCGGCCCAAGTCCCGCCGCGAGTGTTCGCCGACAATTCGACACAACACGAAACGAACTGCTTTGGGATGGTTATTCCACGACCGGTCTCATAA